In one Portunus trituberculatus isolate SZX2019 chromosome 31, ASM1759143v1, whole genome shotgun sequence genomic region, the following are encoded:
- the LOC123511608 gene encoding protein NYNRIN-like: protein MAEAYALPNHEAVTVAEVLVEQFFTRFGVPGELHSDQGREFESEVFGECCQLMGLRKTRTTPLRPQSDGMVERFNRTLAQELAKYCTEGQTEWDRKLPALLMAYRSAAHEATTYTPAQLMMGRELRLPVDLTTGRPPDEELPTVATDYAIAMQERLVEAHHQVRGRLKLAGEAMRHRYDRGSRPAEFAAGDKV, encoded by the coding sequence ATGGCCGAGGCGTACGCACTGCCGAACCATGAAGCAGTGACTGTAGCAGAGGTACTGGTGGAGCAGTTCTTCACCAGGTTTGGTGTGCCTGGCGAGCTGCATTCCGATCAAGGCCGCGAGTTTGAGTCGGAGGTATTCGGCGAGTGTTGCCAGCTAATGGGCCTGCGGAAGACGAGGACAACACCACTGAGGCCGCAGTCTGACGGGATGGTGGAGCGCTTCAACAGGACACTGGCTCAGGAACTGGCCAAATACTGtacagagggacagacagagtGGGACCGGAAGCTTCCCGCTCTGCTCATGGCATACAGGTCTGCCGCGCACGAGGCCACCACCTACACGCCGGCCCAGCTTATGATGGGCCGGGAGCTTCGCCTGCCGGTGGACTTGACAACAGGACGCCCTCCAGATGAAGAACTGCCTACTGTGGCCACGGACTACGCCATAGCAATGCAGGAGCGGCTAGTGGAGGCTCATCATCAGGTGCGAGGACGACTTAAGCTGGCAGGCGAGGCCATGAGGCACCGCTATGACCGGGGAAGTCGCCCAGCTGAGTTTGCAGCTGGCGACAAGGTGTAG